In Halorientalis sp. LT38, a genomic segment contains:
- a CDS encoding class I SAM-dependent methyltransferase: MGHHTFDAGKAAKLEDAAARYRSVSREELLWALDPTGTDAVVDLGSGTGFYTDDVAPHVDRVYAVDIQEAMHDHYREKGVPENVALVTSGIEDLPFDDGELDAAVSTMTYHEFATDGALAELARVLASGGRLVVADWSADGTGEDGPPLDERFSETEAASALDAAGFEIEFRATRSETFLLVATRR, encoded by the coding sequence ATGGGACATCACACGTTCGACGCGGGAAAAGCGGCGAAACTCGAGGACGCCGCGGCCCGGTATCGGTCCGTCTCCCGCGAGGAACTCCTCTGGGCACTCGACCCGACAGGAACGGACGCGGTAGTCGACCTCGGGAGCGGGACGGGGTTTTACACCGACGACGTCGCTCCACACGTCGATCGCGTCTACGCCGTCGACATTCAGGAGGCGATGCACGACCACTACCGTGAAAAGGGCGTCCCCGAGAACGTGGCCCTCGTCACCTCGGGAATCGAGGATCTCCCGTTCGACGACGGCGAACTCGACGCAGCCGTCTCGACGATGACCTACCACGAGTTCGCAACGGACGGTGCGCTCGCCGAACTCGCCCGAGTCCTCGCGTCCGGCGGCCGCCTCGTCGTGGCCGACTGGTCCGCGGACGGGACCGGCGAGGACGGACCACCGCTCGACGAACGGTTCAGCGAAACCGAGGCCGCCTCGGCGCTCGACGCGGCCGGTTTCGAGATCGAGTTCCGGGCGACGCGGTCGGAAACGTTCCTGCTGGTCGCGACGAGACGATGA
- a CDS encoding rhodanese-like domain-containing protein: protein MSGIGPGRLDDRRAADDVFVLDVRPADSYRDGHLEGSYNAPVYDDLREGAVEALDPHLDALPEDTEIVTVCKAGIVARTATDHLESAGYDATTLTGGYAGWRQYERNTVLYRLAALARRILP, encoded by the coding sequence ATGAGCGGGATCGGGCCGGGTCGACTCGACGACCGACGTGCGGCCGACGACGTGTTCGTCCTCGACGTCAGACCGGCGGACAGCTACCGGGACGGCCACCTCGAGGGGAGCTACAACGCGCCGGTATACGACGACCTGCGGGAGGGGGCCGTGGAGGCTCTCGATCCGCACCTGGACGCGCTCCCCGAGGATACCGAGATCGTCACGGTCTGCAAGGCCGGCATCGTCGCCCGGACGGCCACCGACCACCTCGAATCGGCGGGGTACGACGCCACCACGCTCACCGGCGGCTACGCCGGGTGGCGACAGTACGAGCGGAACACGGTGCTGTACCGCCTCGCCGCGCTCGCCCGGCGCATCCTGCCCTGA
- a CDS encoding cbb3-type cytochrome c oxidase subunit I — protein MAIPSWTSVVLMGVVLVGTAAWLRRVEDWQSYTPIGSADGDGLFGGAEHGHVEKPGGIVRWLTTVDHKDIGLMYGAFAVLAFAWGGVAVLLMRVELLGPAADIMETSVYNGLLTSHGITMLFLFGTPMLAAFSNYVIPLLIGADDMAFPRINAIAFWLLPPGALLIWGGFFLPSIDPAQTAWTMYTPLSVEQTNAGVDLMLLGLHLTGVSATMGAINFIVTILTERSEDVNWAKLDIFSWTVLVQSAQIIFAFPLLGSALIMLLMDRNFGTTFFAADGGGVMLWQHLFWFFGHPEVYVLVLPPMGLISYILPKFTGRKLFGFKFVVYSTLALGVLSFGVWAHHMFATGMDPRLRASFMAVSIAIAIPSAVKTFNWIATMWNGKLRLTAPFLFCVGFVFNFIIGGVTGVFEASIPVDLVLHDTYHVVAHFHYVIMGAIAFAVFAGIYYWFPLVTGRHYQRSLAKGHFWLTMIGTNLTFFPMVILGYAGMPRRYATYVLEVGPIDLFTLLHQLATLGAFVLAIGQIIFLYNIVTSWLEGPRVADGDPWDLDESGQLGREWDWFGDERLPAMTDGGEEIEDSRSSSDPRSDGGEEIEDSAPSSTDDT, from the coding sequence ATGGCAATTCCGTCGTGGACGAGCGTCGTACTGATGGGGGTGGTGCTTGTCGGCACCGCCGCCTGGTTGCGTCGGGTCGAAGACTGGCAGTCGTACACGCCGATAGGGTCGGCCGATGGTGACGGCCTCTTCGGGGGCGCCGAACACGGACACGTCGAGAAACCGGGCGGCATCGTCCGGTGGCTGACGACCGTCGACCACAAGGACATCGGACTGATGTACGGCGCCTTCGCCGTGCTCGCGTTCGCGTGGGGCGGCGTCGCCGTCCTGCTGATGCGCGTCGAACTGCTCGGGCCGGCCGCGGACATCATGGAGACCTCGGTGTACAACGGGCTGTTGACCAGCCACGGGATCACGATGCTGTTCCTGTTCGGCACGCCCATGCTCGCGGCCTTCTCGAACTACGTGATCCCCCTGCTGATTGGCGCCGACGACATGGCCTTCCCGCGGATCAACGCCATCGCGTTCTGGCTGCTCCCGCCCGGCGCACTCCTGATCTGGGGCGGCTTCTTCCTGCCGAGCATCGACCCGGCCCAGACCGCCTGGACGATGTACACGCCGCTGTCGGTCGAGCAGACCAACGCCGGCGTCGACCTCATGCTGCTCGGCCTGCACCTCACCGGCGTCTCGGCGACGATGGGGGCGATCAACTTCATCGTGACAATCCTCACCGAGCGCAGCGAGGACGTCAACTGGGCGAAACTCGACATCTTCTCCTGGACCGTCCTCGTCCAGTCCGCCCAGATCATCTTCGCCTTCCCGCTGCTTGGCTCGGCGCTGATCATGCTGCTGATGGACCGCAACTTCGGGACGACCTTCTTCGCGGCCGACGGCGGCGGCGTGATGCTGTGGCAACACCTGTTCTGGTTCTTCGGCCACCCGGAGGTGTACGTCCTCGTCCTCCCGCCGATGGGACTGATCAGCTACATCCTCCCGAAGTTCACCGGCCGGAAGCTGTTCGGGTTCAAGTTCGTCGTCTACTCGACGCTGGCGCTGGGGGTCCTCTCCTTCGGCGTCTGGGCCCACCACATGTTCGCGACGGGGATGGACCCGCGCCTGCGCGCCTCCTTCATGGCCGTCTCCATCGCCATCGCGATACCCAGCGCGGTGAAGACGTTCAACTGGATCGCGACGATGTGGAACGGGAAGCTACGACTCACTGCTCCCTTCCTCTTCTGCGTCGGGTTCGTCTTCAACTTCATCATCGGCGGGGTCACCGGCGTCTTCGAGGCCTCGATCCCCGTCGACCTGGTGTTGCACGACACCTACCACGTCGTCGCGCACTTCCACTACGTCATCATGGGCGCCATCGCCTTCGCAGTGTTCGCGGGGATCTACTACTGGTTCCCGCTGGTGACGGGCCGGCACTACCAGCGGTCGCTGGCGAAGGGGCACTTCTGGCTGACGATGATCGGCACCAACCTCACCTTCTTCCCGATGGTGATCCTCGGCTACGCCGGCATGCCCCGGCGCTACGCCACCTACGTCCTCGAGGTGGGGCCGATCGACCTGTTCACCCTGCTCCACCAGCTGGCGACCCTCGGAGCCTTCGTGCTGGCCATCGGGCAGATCATCTTCCTCTACAACATCGTCACCTCGTGGCTCGAAGGGCCACGGGTCGCCGACGGTGACCCCTGGGATCTGGACGAGTCCGGACAGCTCGGTCGCGAGTGGGACTGGTTCGGGGACGAGCGACTGCCGGCGATGACCGACGGCGGTGAGGAAATCGAAGATTCGCGATCCTCGTCGGACCCCCGGTCCGACGGCGGAGAAGAGATCGAAGATTCGGCGCCGTCGTCGACCGACGATACCTGA
- a CDS encoding rhodanese-like domain-containing protein: protein MSNTDIEVAEVARRLATEDAPDLFVVDVRETDDYASHRIPGSANVPVYEDLLQYDFSGLETHLDDLPDDEEIAVVCKAGVTSARAAEFLRAHGFDAKSVSNGMRAWRRFERQTERLG, encoded by the coding sequence GTGAGCAATACCGATATCGAAGTCGCCGAGGTCGCGCGTCGTCTCGCGACGGAAGACGCTCCGGACCTCTTCGTCGTTGACGTTCGCGAGACGGACGACTACGCGTCGCATCGGATTCCCGGGAGCGCGAACGTCCCCGTCTACGAGGACCTCCTCCAGTACGACTTCTCGGGACTCGAGACGCACCTCGACGACCTCCCCGACGACGAGGAGATCGCGGTCGTCTGCAAGGCCGGCGTCACGTCCGCTCGCGCTGCCGAGTTCCTGCGGGCACACGGCTTCGACGCGAAGTCCGTCTCCAACGGAATGCGCGCCTGGAGACGCTTCGAACGACAGACCGAACGACTGGGGTGA
- a CDS encoding cation:proton antiporter, whose amino-acid sequence MGIEGQLWGLLALFGIAAVVGVLAARDARIQYTIGLVVTGLLVSALGPPIPDPITSEFILLVLLPALIFRDAVTIDARALRANLTPILLLAVVGFCCSIALVAVASRYLFGFSLVVAVLFGAIVMPTDPVSVVAIFEELDVPDRLAVLVEGESLLNDGVAIVVYATVLGVLEAGPLGVDPVRFHGPVELALDVGAGITVAFVGGVLVGGAAGALAAVVVAFADDRPTAVIVSVLTAYGVYLLLYQFGTSGVIGTLAAGFVLGAEDGPADIAPEIHFSIGFAWDLVAVLANTIVFVSIGLITPVDLLVAHAPAIAVTVVLAFLARALVVYPLLELYNWWQATPISRAAQHVVAWSGIHAAVSVALVLDARAQLPTALAEEFTALLFGVAAFTLVVNGTTMSGLVDRLDLSGDDPWRLLYDALVGRLHGVDAALETADSLFSDDEIPESVYIDITAAYRDERTEIVDAIEQLLRTYPALRAHERRRSERRVLQAEHEAIKRVVQRGEIRGDVGESLLADVERELDRVLTDDQSIRGSMPPAKPHWRELLDGVPVDIEVGTEDWSEPDRETSESEGTDGTDGSP is encoded by the coding sequence ATGGGGATCGAGGGGCAACTCTGGGGACTGCTGGCGCTGTTCGGGATCGCTGCGGTCGTCGGCGTGCTCGCGGCGAGGGACGCCCGGATCCAGTACACGATCGGTCTGGTCGTCACCGGGTTGCTCGTCTCGGCACTCGGGCCGCCGATCCCCGACCCCATCACGTCCGAGTTCATCCTGCTCGTCTTGCTCCCGGCGCTGATCTTCAGAGACGCCGTGACGATCGACGCCAGGGCGCTCCGTGCGAACCTGACGCCGATCCTGTTGCTCGCCGTCGTCGGCTTCTGTTGCTCGATCGCGCTGGTCGCGGTCGCGAGTCGCTACCTGTTTGGCTTCTCGCTCGTCGTCGCGGTTCTGTTCGGTGCGATCGTCATGCCGACCGATCCCGTCTCGGTCGTGGCGATCTTCGAGGAACTCGACGTCCCCGATCGGCTCGCAGTCCTCGTCGAGGGCGAGAGCCTCCTGAACGACGGGGTCGCCATCGTCGTCTACGCGACGGTTCTGGGCGTCCTCGAGGCAGGGCCCCTCGGCGTCGATCCCGTCCGGTTTCACGGGCCGGTCGAACTCGCTCTCGACGTGGGGGCTGGCATCACCGTCGCGTTCGTCGGGGGCGTCCTCGTCGGGGGCGCCGCGGGCGCGCTCGCCGCGGTCGTCGTCGCGTTCGCCGACGACCGACCGACCGCCGTGATCGTCTCGGTCCTGACCGCCTACGGCGTCTACCTCCTGCTCTACCAGTTCGGTACCAGCGGTGTCATCGGCACCCTCGCCGCAGGGTTCGTCCTCGGGGCGGAGGACGGGCCCGCCGACATCGCCCCGGAGATTCACTTTTCGATCGGGTTCGCGTGGGACCTGGTCGCTGTGCTCGCCAACACCATCGTGTTCGTCTCGATCGGACTCATCACGCCGGTCGATCTCCTCGTGGCCCACGCGCCGGCCATCGCCGTGACCGTCGTCCTCGCGTTTCTCGCCCGGGCGCTGGTCGTCTACCCGTTGCTCGAACTGTACAACTGGTGGCAGGCGACGCCGATCTCGCGTGCCGCCCAGCACGTCGTCGCCTGGTCGGGCATCCACGCAGCGGTCTCGGTCGCGCTGGTACTCGACGCCCGGGCGCAGCTCCCGACCGCGCTCGCCGAAGAGTTCACGGCGTTGCTGTTCGGCGTCGCCGCGTTCACGCTCGTCGTCAACGGGACGACGATGTCTGGACTCGTCGACCGACTCGACCTCTCCGGCGACGATCCCTGGCGACTGCTCTACGACGCGCTCGTCGGCCGCCTCCACGGCGTCGACGCGGCCCTCGAAACCGCCGACAGCCTGTTCTCGGACGACGAGATCCCCGAGAGCGTCTACATCGATATCACGGCGGCCTACCGGGACGAACGGACCGAGATCGTCGACGCGATCGAACAGTTGCTCCGGACGTATCCCGCGCTCAGAGCCCACGAACGCCGACGGAGCGAGCGGCGCGTCCTTCAGGCCGAACACGAGGCGATCAAGCGAGTCGTCCAGCGCGGGGAGATCCGCGGGGACGTCGGCGAGTCGTTGCTGGCCGACGTGGAACGCGAACTCGACCGCGTCCTGACCGACGACCAGTCGATCAGGGGGTCGATGCCGCCGGCGAAGCCACACTGGCGGGAGTTGCTCGATGGGGTGCCGGTCGACATCGAGGTCGGGACCGAGGACTGGTCGGAGCCCGACCGGGAGACCTCCGAGTCGGAGGGAACGGACGGGACCGACGGGAGCCCCTGA
- a CDS encoding acetoacetate decarboxylase family protein: MVLQGDSNGQAPPFDASLYNASLTPSTPASEHEIEYRDCDAVLAFFTTTPDVEAILPEGIVPYSNPPTAGVLLTHYPFSTVGEYHEYLTVIQVEDLDGELAYYIPYIYVTNDAALAAGREMAGAPKKLAEMDLDTEGTIVSGHLDREGDRLAAMSVKPESRARGGLVETLLDERMPLLSIRHLPPIEGGDGCTQLVKWYADMDFLADAKGREKRWVGPADLSYEAESPHDPVHKVSVERLMTGLYGEFDMALGTTEVHKEWEL, translated from the coding sequence ATGGTGTTACAGGGGGATTCGAACGGTCAAGCGCCGCCATTCGACGCATCGCTGTACAACGCATCGCTGACGCCGTCGACGCCGGCCAGCGAACACGAGATCGAGTACCGGGACTGCGACGCGGTGCTCGCGTTCTTCACGACCACGCCGGACGTCGAGGCGATCCTGCCGGAGGGGATCGTTCCCTACTCGAACCCGCCGACGGCGGGCGTCCTGTTGACCCACTACCCGTTCAGCACGGTCGGGGAGTACCACGAGTACCTGACGGTGATCCAGGTCGAGGACCTCGACGGGGAACTGGCGTACTACATCCCCTACATCTACGTGACCAACGACGCGGCGCTGGCGGCCGGTCGCGAGATGGCGGGCGCACCGAAGAAACTCGCCGAGATGGACCTCGATACCGAGGGGACAATCGTGAGCGGGCACCTCGACCGGGAGGGCGATCGGCTGGCCGCCATGTCCGTCAAACCCGAGAGTCGCGCCCGGGGCGGCCTCGTCGAGACGCTGCTCGACGAGCGCATGCCCCTGCTCTCGATCCGGCACCTCCCGCCCATCGAGGGTGGCGACGGTTGTACGCAACTGGTCAAGTGGTACGCCGACATGGACTTCCTGGCGGACGCGAAGGGGCGCGAAAAGCGATGGGTCGGCCCGGCCGACCTCAGCTACGAGGCCGAGTCGCCCCACGACCCCGTCCACAAGGTATCGGTCGAGCGGCTGATGACCGGCCTCTACGGCGAGTTCGACATGGCGCTCGGGACGACCGAGGTCCACAAGGAGTGGGAGCTATGA